A genomic region of Zalophus californianus isolate mZalCal1 chromosome 1, mZalCal1.pri.v2, whole genome shotgun sequence contains the following coding sequences:
- the LOC113918330 gene encoding 60S ribosomal protein L12-like, whose protein sequence is MPPKFDHNEIKVMYLRCTGGEVGATSALAPKIGLLGLSPKKVGDDIAKATSDRKGLRITVKLTIQNRQAQIEVVPSASALIIKALKEPPRDRKKQKNIKHSGNITFDEIVDIARQMRHQSLARELSGTIQEILGTAQSVGCNVDGRHPHDIIDDINSGALECPAS, encoded by the coding sequence ATGCCGCCTAAGTTCGACCACAATGAGATCAAAGTCATGTACCTGAGGTGCACCGGTGGTGAAGTCGGTGCCACGTCTGCCCTGGCCCCGAAGATAGGCctgctgggtctgtctccaaaaaaggttggtgatgacatcgccAAGGCAACCAGTGATAggaagggtctaaggattacggtgaaactgaccattcagaacagacaggcccagattgaagtggtaccttctgcctctgccctgattatcaaagccctcaaggaaccaccaagagacagaaagaagcagaaaaacattaagcacagtggaaatatcacttttgatgagattgtcgATATTGCCCGACAGATGCGACACCAATCTttagccagagaactctctggaaccattcaagagatcctggggactgcccagtctgtgggctgcaatgtagatggccgccaccctcatgacatcatagatgacatcaacagtggtgcgCTGGAATGCCCGgctagttaa